Proteins from a single region of Crassaminicella profunda:
- a CDS encoding sigma-54 interaction domain-containing protein: MTKKVVIITFFESVAKLHSEHLKKLFGKDIEIACYSYDMDHITEIINADVVVVSLYSIYVAVKKYICPKAKVVILSSTITKDQYKKIMEINEGTKAMLVNYSAEMTFETIALLDQIGIDHVEFVPVYPGVMNTPNLDVAVTPGEPQCVPDSVKKVIDIGHRVLDINTMVNIAMKLNMEYLLQEKHFIDHFENLMTPREGITALLGKANTLESRLHSLLNVMEDGIIVIDIKGTVYACNKKAQEIIEYKGEILGRDLSSLVSQIPFKEVLYSSKPIENKLIKIKGQDITITIVPVITIGKITGALVIMNRFEEKEKKQHKLRAQLRGKGHRAKYSFEDIIGESKAIIEIKRVAERMAKSDSSVLITGESGTGKELFAQAIHNDSKRKAYQFVAINCAALPESLLESELFGYEEGAFTGAKKGGKLGLFELAHSGTLFLDEIGEMALNLQARLLRVIQEREVMRIGGDSVIKIDTRIIAATNKNLRELVDQGKFRKDLYYRLNVLPLEIIPLRERKEDIILLCEYMKKKIGVEFSLSEEAQKAFENYSWDGNLRELKNYVEYLAHLDKSIIQFLDLPKVIRNKKEVIKLDDFEKEKILKFKKEINIKENEYIFVLDCLENSFQQRTRIGRRSIVKIAKEKGIFLSEGEIRKILLVLEEYNMVVLSNGRGGTQITKFGIKIFNYLNRDKWGN, encoded by the coding sequence ATGACAAAAAAGGTAGTGATCATTACGTTTTTTGAAAGTGTTGCTAAGCTTCATTCAGAGCATTTAAAAAAGTTATTTGGAAAAGATATAGAAATTGCTTGTTATTCCTATGATATGGATCACATTACTGAAATTATAAATGCAGATGTAGTGGTTGTGTCTTTGTATTCCATATATGTAGCTGTTAAAAAATATATATGCCCAAAAGCGAAAGTAGTTATTCTTAGTAGTACAATTACAAAAGATCAATATAAAAAAATAATGGAAATAAATGAAGGAACAAAAGCTATGCTAGTAAATTATAGTGCAGAAATGACCTTTGAAACAATTGCCCTGTTGGATCAAATAGGAATAGATCATGTAGAGTTTGTACCAGTATATCCAGGGGTTATGAATACACCTAATTTAGATGTTGCTGTTACACCAGGAGAACCCCAATGTGTTCCTGATTCTGTAAAAAAAGTTATTGATATTGGTCATAGAGTGTTAGATATAAATACAATGGTTAATATTGCTATGAAACTAAATATGGAGTATTTACTACAAGAAAAGCATTTTATAGATCACTTTGAAAATTTAATGACCCCTAGGGAAGGAATAACAGCTTTATTAGGAAAGGCGAATACTTTAGAGAGTCGACTTCATAGTTTGTTAAATGTTATGGAGGATGGCATTATAGTAATAGATATAAAAGGAACTGTATATGCATGTAATAAAAAGGCGCAAGAGATTATAGAATATAAAGGGGAAATTTTAGGAAGGGATCTATCAAGCTTAGTTTCTCAAATTCCTTTTAAGGAGGTTTTATATAGCTCGAAGCCTATAGAAAATAAGCTTATTAAAATAAAAGGTCAAGATATAACGATTACAATAGTGCCTGTTATTACAATAGGAAAAATTACAGGGGCCTTAGTGATTATGAATCGATTTGAAGAAAAGGAGAAAAAGCAACATAAGCTTAGGGCACAATTACGAGGAAAAGGTCATAGAGCAAAATACAGCTTTGAGGATATTATTGGAGAGAGTAAAGCTATCATAGAAATAAAAAGAGTTGCCGAAAGAATGGCTAAATCAGATAGTTCTGTATTAATTACAGGAGAGAGCGGAACAGGAAAAGAATTGTTTGCGCAAGCCATACATAATGATTCTAAGAGAAAAGCGTATCAGTTTGTAGCAATAAATTGTGCAGCATTACCAGAGAGCTTATTAGAAAGTGAATTGTTTGGATATGAAGAAGGGGCTTTTACAGGAGCAAAAAAAGGTGGAAAGTTAGGGCTATTTGAGTTAGCCCATAGCGGAACTCTATTTTTAGATGAAATAGGAGAAATGGCATTAAACTTACAAGCAAGATTGCTTAGGGTCATCCAAGAGAGAGAAGTAATGAGAATTGGCGGTGATTCTGTAATTAAAATAGATACAAGGATTATTGCAGCAACGAATAAAAATTTAAGAGAATTAGTAGATCAAGGAAAGTTTAGAAAAGATTTATACTATCGATTAAATGTATTACCTTTAGAAATTATACCTTTAAGAGAAAGAAAAGAAGATATCATACTTTTGTGTGAATATATGAAAAAGAAAATTGGGGTAGAATTTAGTTTAAGCGAAGAAGCTCAAAAAGCATTTGAAAATTATTCGTGGGATGGAAACTTGAGAGAACTAAAAAATTATGTGGAGTATCTTGCCCATTTAGATAAAAGCATCATACAATTTTTAGATTTGCCTAAAGTCATAAGAAATAAAAAAGAAGTCATAAAACTAGATGATTTTGAAAAAGAGAAGATTTTAAAATTTAAAAAAGAGATAAATATTAAAGAGAATGAATATATATTTGTTTTAGATTGTTTAGAAAATAGTTTTCAACAGAGAACAAGAATAGGAAGAAGAAGTATTGTAAAGATTGCTAAAGAAAAAGGAATTTTTCTGTCAGAAGGTGAAATAAGAAAAATACTTTTAGTGCTAGAAGAATATAATATGGTTGTGTTATCAAACGGGAGAGGTGGTACACAGATAACGAAATTTGGAATAAAGATATTCAATTACTTAAACCGGGATAAATGGGGAAATTAG
- a CDS encoding serine dehydratase subunit alpha family protein: protein MKLRNLIVETLKREVVPAMGCTEPVAVALACAKAKELIAFNDIEKAEVYVSPNIYKNGLSVGIPNTNEVGLHIAAALGFIGGKSEKELQVLDGIQEKDVILANELLESGKFILGIKDTKEKIYVEVKLYTDQGSSKSIIKGKHNRFTYLERNGEVVLAEKDASEKGKDTINLLYTLKINDLIKEIEKIPYEEIAFMMEGFKMNEEIALEGLKQKMGMGVGFSLSENMKKGVLSNDLMNYAMMLTAAASDARMSGISMSVMSSNGSGNNGLTAILPIVAYKNKFKVEDERLAKALAISHIMNSYIKYYIGRLSALCGCGVAAATGASVAIAWLMGGNDTQIEGTIKNMLANVSGMICDGAKVGCALKLSTSAATAVQSAILALSNNIVPAKNGIVAETAEETIKNLGTLSKEGMSITDDVILKVMKNMQAS from the coding sequence ATGAAATTGAGAAATCTTATTGTTGAAACATTAAAGAGAGAAGTTGTGCCAGCTATGGGATGTACGGAACCAGTGGCAGTAGCATTAGCTTGTGCAAAGGCAAAAGAATTAATAGCTTTTAATGATATAGAAAAGGCAGAGGTTTATGTGAGTCCTAATATATATAAAAATGGTTTAAGTGTAGGAATTCCAAATACTAATGAAGTAGGACTTCATATTGCAGCAGCTTTAGGATTTATTGGAGGAAAAAGTGAAAAAGAGTTGCAGGTTTTAGACGGGATCCAAGAAAAGGATGTTATTTTAGCAAACGAGTTATTAGAAAGTGGAAAATTTATACTAGGAATTAAGGATACGAAAGAAAAAATTTATGTGGAAGTAAAACTATATACAGATCAAGGAAGCAGTAAGAGCATTATAAAAGGAAAACATAATCGGTTTACTTATTTGGAAAGGAATGGAGAAGTTGTATTAGCGGAAAAGGACGCTAGTGAAAAGGGAAAGGATACGATCAATTTATTATATACTTTGAAAATAAATGATCTTATTAAGGAGATAGAAAAAATACCTTATGAAGAAATTGCCTTTATGATGGAAGGTTTTAAAATGAATGAAGAGATAGCTTTGGAAGGATTAAAGCAAAAGATGGGAATGGGTGTGGGTTTTAGCCTATCTGAAAATATGAAAAAGGGAGTATTATCGAATGATTTAATGAATTATGCTATGATGCTTACTGCTGCCGCATCAGATGCAAGAATGTCTGGAATCAGTATGTCTGTAATGAGTAGCAATGGAAGTGGGAATAATGGATTAACGGCAATTCTTCCTATTGTAGCCTATAAAAACAAATTTAAGGTAGAGGATGAAAGGTTAGCAAAAGCATTAGCTATTAGTCATATTATGAATAGTTATATTAAATATTATATAGGAAGATTATCTGCCCTTTGTGGTTGTGGTGTTGCAGCAGCAACAGGTGCAAGTGTGGCTATTGCCTGGCTAATGGGAGGCAATGATACACAAATAGAAGGTACCATAAAAAATATGCTTGCCAATGTTAGTGGTATGATTTGTGACGGTGCAAAGGTAGGATGTGCATTAAAACTTTCTACTTCAGCGGCTACAGCTGTTCAGTCGGCCATCTTGGCATTGAGTAATAATATTGTACCTGCTAAGAATGGCATTGTTGCAGAAACGGCTGAGGAGACAATAAAAAATTTAGGAACATTATCTAAAGAAGGAATGAGTATCACAGATGATGTTATATTAAAAGTAATGAAAAATATGCAAGCTTCCTAA
- a CDS encoding RidA family protein: MKKEVITTKNAPGAIGPYSQAIKINNLVYTSGQLPIDPNTGVMPQTIEEQTRQSLKNVEAIIKEAGSDMSKVVKTTVFLSDMNNFAKMNEVYSEFFTDAYPARSAVEVARLPKDALVEIEVIALI; this comes from the coding sequence ATGAAAAAAGAAGTGATTACAACAAAGAATGCCCCTGGAGCCATAGGTCCATATTCACAAGCTATAAAAATTAATAATTTAGTTTATACATCAGGACAACTACCAATAGATCCTAATACTGGAGTTATGCCACAAACTATTGAGGAACAAACAAGACAATCTTTAAAAAATGTAGAGGCAATCATTAAAGAAGCAGGAAGTGATATGAGCAAAGTAGTAAAGACGACTGTATTTTTAAGTGATATGAATAATTTTGCAAAAATGAATGAAGTGTACAGCGAATTTTTTACAGATGCTTATCCTGCTAGAAGTGCAGTGGAAGTAGCAAGATTACCTAAAGATGCATTAGTTGAAATTGAAGTAATAGCACTTATTTAA
- the lysA gene encoding diaminopimelate decarboxylase produces MKGTEVIGSNFYFGGCDTVNLAKKYGTPLYVMSEDYICERCKEVRKDFLGKYENTRAVYASKAFLTLEMCRIIEREGLGIDVVSGGELYTAIKAGFPMEKVIFHGNNKTIDEIELAVKNNVGRMVVDNLYELELLNSVAQAFGKTMKILFRITPGVDSHTHKYISTGQVDSKFGIPLKGNIINEAIRRAMDASNIELMGFHFHVGSQLFDNASHIKAVKILVELMKDMKEKVGFITKELNTGGGFGIYYVEGDEPKPLKYFTDAVMNTIKEECGELGLYMPQVIIEPGRWMVGEAGITLYTVGSIKEIPGVRTYVGINGGLPDNPRPALYDAKYEAVVANKMDQEKNSLVTIAGKCCESGDILRYDLKVPMLESGDILAVKSTGAYNYSMASNYNKIPRPAVVMVKEGEDRIIVKRETYEDLLKNEL; encoded by the coding sequence ATGAAAGGAACAGAGGTCATTGGTAGTAATTTTTACTTCGGAGGATGCGATACTGTAAACTTAGCTAAAAAATATGGAACCCCTCTTTATGTCATGTCGGAAGACTATATATGCGAAAGATGCAAAGAAGTAAGAAAAGATTTTTTAGGGAAATATGAAAACACTAGGGCTGTTTATGCAAGCAAAGCTTTTTTAACATTAGAGATGTGTAGAATTATAGAAAGAGAAGGTCTTGGAATAGATGTTGTTTCAGGTGGAGAATTATATACTGCTATAAAGGCAGGATTTCCAATGGAAAAAGTAATATTCCATGGAAATAATAAAACCATAGATGAAATAGAATTAGCAGTAAAAAACAATGTGGGAAGAATGGTTGTTGATAATTTATATGAATTAGAGTTATTAAATAGTGTAGCACAAGCTTTTGGAAAGACAATGAAAATTTTATTTAGAATTACGCCTGGGGTAGATAGTCATACTCATAAGTATATTAGTACAGGACAAGTAGATTCTAAATTTGGTATACCTCTTAAAGGGAATATTATCAATGAAGCTATAAGAAGGGCTATGGATGCATCAAATATTGAATTAATGGGATTTCATTTTCACGTAGGATCACAACTTTTTGACAATGCATCTCATATAAAAGCTGTGAAAATATTAGTGGAATTAATGAAAGATATGAAAGAAAAAGTAGGATTCATTACAAAGGAATTAAATACAGGTGGAGGATTTGGAATTTATTATGTAGAAGGAGATGAGCCAAAGCCTTTGAAGTATTTTACAGATGCTGTGATGAATACCATTAAAGAAGAATGTGGTGAATTGGGTCTTTATATGCCACAAGTAATCATTGAACCAGGAAGATGGATGGTAGGAGAAGCAGGAATTACTCTATATACAGTAGGGTCTATTAAGGAGATCCCTGGTGTGAGAACGTATGTAGGAATTAATGGAGGATTACCTGATAACCCAAGACCGGCTCTTTATGATGCAAAATACGAAGCAGTTGTAGCCAATAAAATGGATCAAGAAAAAAATAGTTTAGTGACAATAGCAGGAAAGTGCTGCGAATCAGGAGATATTTTAAGATATGATTTAAAAGTACCAATGCTTGAATCAGGAGATATTCTAGCAGTTAAGAGTACGGGTGCATATAATTACTCTATGGCAAGTAATTATAATAAAATACCAAGACCTGCAGTTGTAATGGTCAAAGAAGGGGAGGATAGAATTATAGTAAAAAGAGAAACTTATGAAGATTTATTAAAAAATGAGCTGTAA
- a CDS encoding D-cysteine desulfhydrase family protein, with product MMKVPAKIEIANLPTKIEKLERLSKSLEGHEIYIKRDDQTGTEIAGNKVRKLEYSVKEALNQGCDYLITCGGVQSNHARATAAVAAKLGINSFLVLRNKGEKKVEGNCFLDQVLGAQLRFITADEYSNHRMDIMKEVKAELDRKGHKAYIIPEGASNGIGTFGYYNAMEEILNQEKEKGIKFDAIVTAVGSGGTYAGLFYGNKINKNSAKIFGVNVCDDAQHFKEAIENILHESFQYTNQPIEFTKEEINIIDGYVGKGYALSRPEELKFIYELAKLEGVILDPVYTGKAMYGLVEEIKKGNLKDYKNILFIHTGGLFGLFPKQDQFSF from the coding sequence ATGATGAAAGTACCTGCTAAAATAGAGATTGCAAACTTACCTACAAAAATTGAAAAATTAGAAAGATTATCAAAAAGTTTAGAAGGGCATGAAATTTATATAAAAAGAGATGATCAAACGGGGACTGAAATTGCAGGAAATAAAGTGAGGAAATTAGAGTATAGTGTGAAAGAGGCGCTGAATCAAGGTTGTGATTATTTAATTACTTGTGGAGGGGTTCAATCTAATCATGCGAGAGCTACGGCTGCTGTTGCGGCAAAACTTGGTATTAATTCATTCTTAGTTCTTAGAAACAAGGGAGAGAAGAAGGTAGAAGGTAATTGTTTTTTAGATCAAGTATTAGGTGCACAGCTTCGTTTCATCACGGCTGATGAATATAGCAACCATAGAATGGATATTATGAAAGAAGTAAAAGCTGAATTAGATAGAAAAGGGCATAAGGCGTATATTATACCAGAAGGAGCTTCTAATGGAATTGGGACATTTGGATATTATAACGCCATGGAAGAAATTTTAAATCAAGAAAAGGAAAAGGGGATAAAGTTTGATGCCATTGTAACAGCTGTTGGTTCTGGCGGTACTTATGCAGGGCTGTTTTATGGAAATAAAATAAATAAAAATAGTGCTAAAATATTTGGTGTGAATGTATGCGATGATGCTCAACATTTTAAAGAAGCAATCGAAAATATACTTCATGAAAGTTTTCAGTATACTAATCAACCTATAGAATTTACCAAAGAAGAAATCAATATTATAGATGGATATGTAGGAAAAGGGTATGCTTTGAGTCGTCCAGAAGAGTTAAAATTTATTTATGAATTAGCTAAATTAGAAGGGGTAATATTAGATCCTGTTTATACAGGAAAAGCTATGTATGGTTTAGTAGAAGAAATTAAGAAAGGGAATCTAAAAGATTATAAAAATATTTTATTTATTCATACAGGAGGACTTTTTGGGTTGTTTCCTAAACAAGATCAATTTTCTTTTTAA
- the dapF gene encoding diaminopimelate epimerase codes for MKFTKMHGAGNDFVLFNGLEEKIDDYGKLALQVCHRHFSVGGDGIMVVEKSDIADVKMIYFNSDGSQGEMCGNGIRCFSKFVYDNKIVNKETFTVETLAGIQNIWLEVENKEVKFVKVKMSKPVFEPKEIPVVCEGEKVIEKCVEIDGKEVVFSTVFLGVPHTVIFVEDINAIDINGLGSKMEKHSIFPKKTNVNFVEVKDRSHIHVYTWERGAGRTLACGTGCCSSVVLGNILNKLDHKVKVQAEGGVIEVEIQDNFEVFMKGKATTICVGEFVNF; via the coding sequence ATGAAATTTACTAAAATGCATGGAGCAGGAAATGATTTTGTGCTATTCAATGGTCTAGAAGAAAAAATTGATGACTATGGAAAACTGGCTTTACAGGTATGTCATCGACACTTCAGTGTAGGTGGAGATGGCATAATGGTTGTTGAAAAAAGTGATATAGCAGATGTGAAGATGATTTATTTTAATTCAGATGGTTCTCAAGGTGAAATGTGTGGAAATGGAATAAGGTGTTTTTCTAAATTTGTATATGATAATAAGATTGTAAATAAAGAGACTTTTACTGTAGAAACTTTAGCAGGGATTCAAAATATATGGCTTGAAGTAGAGAATAAAGAAGTGAAGTTTGTAAAAGTAAAAATGAGTAAGCCTGTATTTGAACCAAAAGAAATACCTGTTGTGTGTGAAGGTGAAAAGGTAATCGAAAAGTGTGTTGAAATAGATGGAAAAGAAGTCGTATTTTCTACTGTATTTTTAGGAGTACCTCATACGGTTATTTTTGTGGAGGATATAAATGCTATAGATATTAATGGATTAGGATCTAAAATGGAAAAACATTCAATTTTTCCTAAAAAGACAAATGTAAATTTTGTTGAGGTAAAAGATAGAAGTCATATTCATGTGTATACTTGGGAAAGAGGCGCAGGAAGAACCTTAGCTTGTGGAACTGGATGCTGTTCAAGTGTAGTTTTAGGCAATATTTTGAATAAGCTTGATCATAAAGTGAAGGTTCAAGCTGAAGGTGGTGTAATAGAAGTAGAAATACAAGATAACTTTGAAGTTTTTATGAAAGGGAAAGCTACGACTATTTGCGTTGGAGAATTTGTGAATTTTTAG
- a CDS encoding dicarboxylate/amino acid:cation symporter: MTTKQKQSIWKAYRFPIILLTGIVLGSLIGLQMGEKASIFKPLGDLFLNGMFTIVVPLVFLSISSAVSNMANLKRLGKILGNLFLTFAITGLIAAFIMIVVVNVFPPAEGVNLKLQAAEAIEPFETADQIVSALTVKDFPDLISRQNMLPLIIFSIIFGLCINMIGEKGKIIANGLHALSDVFLKMVSLLMYYAPIGLGAYFASLIGEFGPELLGSYAHAMLIYYPVCILYFIIAFTAYTYFAGGKKGVTTCFKNIISPAITALATQSSIATLPVNLEATEKMGVPKDIREIVLPIGATMHMDGTCLSSILKISFMFGIFDIPFEGVGTYVSAILLSVLGGVVMSGVPGGGLIGEMLIVNMYGFPAEAFPIIATIGFLVDPMATMINASGDAVASMMVTRLVEGKNWMKQNITPHIQ; this comes from the coding sequence ATGACAACAAAACAAAAGCAAAGTATTTGGAAAGCATATAGATTTCCTATTATCCTGTTAACAGGGATTGTGTTGGGCAGTTTAATAGGCCTTCAAATGGGGGAAAAAGCAAGTATATTTAAGCCTTTAGGAGATTTATTCTTAAATGGTATGTTTACCATTGTAGTACCTTTGGTTTTTCTTTCAATAAGTAGTGCTGTATCGAATATGGCTAATCTAAAAAGACTTGGGAAAATATTAGGAAACTTATTTTTAACATTTGCCATAACTGGTTTGATTGCTGCTTTTATAATGATTGTTGTAGTGAATGTATTTCCACCAGCAGAAGGTGTCAATCTTAAATTACAGGCTGCTGAAGCTATAGAACCTTTTGAAACAGCTGATCAAATTGTATCAGCCTTGACGGTAAAGGATTTCCCTGATTTAATCTCTAGACAAAATATGTTACCCTTAATTATATTTTCTATTATCTTTGGATTATGTATCAATATGATTGGAGAAAAAGGAAAAATAATTGCTAATGGACTCCATGCATTATCAGATGTATTCCTAAAAATGGTATCTTTACTGATGTATTATGCGCCCATAGGTTTAGGTGCTTACTTCGCTTCCTTAATAGGAGAATTTGGTCCGGAATTATTAGGTTCTTATGCACACGCTATGCTAATTTATTATCCTGTATGTATTCTATATTTTATCATAGCTTTTACTGCATACACTTATTTTGCAGGAGGGAAAAAAGGTGTTACTACATGCTTTAAAAATATTATATCTCCTGCTATAACTGCACTAGCAACTCAAAGTAGTATTGCAACATTACCTGTTAATTTAGAAGCTACTGAGAAGATGGGTGTTCCAAAAGATATTAGAGAAATTGTGCTTCCAATAGGTGCTACTATGCATATGGATGGTACATGTCTTAGCTCTATATTAAAGATATCTTTTATGTTTGGAATATTTGATATTCCATTTGAAGGGGTAGGTACGTATGTTAGTGCAATCCTATTATCCGTATTAGGAGGAGTAGTTATGTCAGGAGTACCAGGAGGCGGACTTATAGGAGAGATGCTTATTGTAAATATGTATGGATTCCCAGCAGAAGCATTTCCTATTATAGCTACAATTGGATTTTTAGTAGATCCAATGGCTACGATGATCAATGCATCTGGAGATGCAGTAGCATCTATGATGGTTACTAGATTAGTAGAAGGAAAGAATTGGATGAAACAAAATATAACTCCTCATATACAGTAA
- a CDS encoding MalY/PatB family protein: MQYNFDAVINRENNFSAKYDELGKKFGRDDLTALWVADMDFMSAKPIIDAIKDRAEQGIYGYTSRPDSYYEAFCEWYRKRHGFNIKKEWIIHSPAVVSSLSLIVREVTQPGDKIIIQTPVYHPFFEVVEKNNRKLVKNPLKKVNGIYVIDYEDLEKKVIDEKVKFLILCNPHNPGGRVWTKEELIRLGEICIKNNVKVISDEIHGELVFGGKRYTPFASISEEFCKHSITCLSATKTFNIAGLQASFVVIPNKCEYDKVDEILGILDIRRNNCFSLVAVEAAYKYGEEWLEQLLDYIEKNIEYVINYCKERIPKIKINKPDGTYLLWLDCKELGMEDDELSSFFINQAEVALNSGIGFGDDGKDYMRMNVACPRSILEEALKKIEGAVNKLEK, encoded by the coding sequence ATGCAATATAATTTTGACGCAGTAATAAATAGAGAAAATAACTTTTCTGCAAAATATGATGAATTAGGAAAGAAATTTGGACGAGATGATTTAACTGCTTTATGGGTTGCTGATATGGATTTTATGTCAGCAAAACCTATTATTGATGCCATTAAGGATAGAGCAGAGCAAGGGATTTATGGATATACTTCAAGACCAGATTCATATTATGAAGCGTTTTGTGAGTGGTATAGAAAAAGACATGGTTTTAACATTAAGAAAGAATGGATTATCCATAGTCCTGCAGTAGTTAGTTCTTTGAGTTTAATTGTAAGAGAGGTGACACAGCCTGGTGATAAAATTATTATACAAACACCTGTATATCATCCTTTCTTTGAAGTAGTTGAGAAAAATAATAGAAAATTAGTAAAAAATCCATTAAAAAAAGTAAATGGAATTTATGTAATAGATTATGAAGATCTAGAGAAAAAAGTAATTGATGAGAAAGTGAAATTTTTAATTCTTTGTAACCCACATAATCCAGGGGGAAGGGTGTGGACAAAAGAAGAATTAATAAGATTAGGAGAAATATGTATTAAAAACAATGTAAAAGTGATTTCCGATGAAATTCATGGAGAATTAGTGTTTGGCGGAAAACGTTATACACCTTTTGCATCAATATCAGAAGAATTTTGCAAGCATTCGATCACCTGTTTATCTGCTACAAAAACATTTAATATTGCAGGGTTACAAGCTTCTTTTGTGGTTATTCCTAATAAGTGTGAATATGATAAAGTTGATGAAATTTTAGGAATATTAGATATAAGAAGAAACAATTGTTTTAGTCTAGTAGCAGTAGAGGCTGCGTATAAGTATGGTGAAGAGTGGCTGGAACAATTATTAGATTATATAGAAAAAAACATTGAATATGTAATCAATTATTGTAAGGAAAGAATTCCTAAAATTAAGATTAATAAACCAGATGGAACTTATTTATTATGGTTAGATTGTAAAGAGTTAGGAATGGAAGATGATGAACTATCAAGTTTTTTTATCAACCAAGCTGAGGTTGCATTAAACAGTGGAATTGGATTTGGCGATGATGGGAAAGATTATATGAGAATGAATGTAGCTTGTCCAAGAAGTATTTTAGAAGAAGCGTTGAAAAAAATTGAAGGGGCTGTAAATAAATTAGAAAAATAA
- the hpt gene encoding hypoxanthine phosphoribosyltransferase: protein MENKRKELLFSREDIQNRVKELGKQIAKDYEGKKILAVSLLKGSFIFAADLVREIDAPVRIEFMTTSSYGHGEETSGHVKVVHDLNMDLKDYDVLVIDDIADTGLTMEFVLEHLKAKNPASIKCCVLLDKPSRRKTELEADYVGFTIPDKFIVGYGLNYGDYYRNVPYVFAFVD, encoded by the coding sequence ATAGAAAACAAGAGAAAAGAACTTCTCTTTTCTAGAGAAGATATTCAAAATAGAGTAAAAGAATTAGGAAAGCAAATAGCCAAGGATTATGAAGGCAAAAAAATATTAGCTGTATCTTTATTAAAGGGGAGTTTTATTTTTGCTGCTGATTTAGTAAGGGAAATCGATGCACCTGTTAGAATTGAATTTATGACAACTTCAAGTTATGGACATGGGGAAGAAACTTCAGGACATGTAAAGGTAGTGCATGATTTAAATATGGATCTTAAAGATTATGATGTTTTAGTGATTGATGATATTGCTGATACAGGTCTTACAATGGAATTTGTATTAGAGCATTTAAAGGCTAAAAATCCAGCTAGCATTAAATGTTGTGTATTATTAGATAAGCCATCAAGAAGAAAAACAGAACTTGAAGCAGATTATGTTGGATTTACTATCCCTGATAAGTTCATTGTAGGGTATGGATTGAATTATGGAGATTATTATAGAAACGTTCCTTATGTTTTTGCTTTTGTTGATTAA